From a region of the Triticum aestivum cultivar Chinese Spring chromosome 7D, IWGSC CS RefSeq v2.1, whole genome shotgun sequence genome:
- the LOC123169815 gene encoding monothiol glutaredoxin-S9-like: MDAAARGDGGEAVRRAVAESPVLVVGRRGCCLSHVVKRLLQGLGVNPAVHEVADEAELAAAVTGDAGGEAVVALPAVFVGGRLLGGLDRLMAVHISGELVPILKDAGALWL, encoded by the coding sequence ATGGacgcggcggcgaggggcgacggcggGGAGGCGGTGAGGCGGGCGGTCGCGGAGAGCCCCGTGCTGGTGGTGGGGAGGCGCGGGTGCTGCCTCAGCCACGTGGTGAAGCGGCTGCTGCAGGGGCTCGGGGTGAACCCCGCCGTGCACGAGGTCGCCGACGAGGCCGAGCTCGCCGCGGCGGTGACCGGGGACGCCGGCGGCGAGGCCGTCGTCGCGCTGCCGGCCGTGTTTGTGGGTGGGCGGCTCCTCGGCGGGCTCGACCGTCTCATGGCCGTGCACATCTCCGGCGAGCTGGTGCCCATACTCAAGGACGCCGGCGCGCTCTGGCTCTGA